One Thermoanaerobacter kivui genomic window, CCTTATATTCTACTATGTTTTTGTTCACTTGACAAAAAATTTACATGTGTTATACAATTCAATTACATAGTAGAATGAGGTGAGGATATTGAGCAAAAAAACCATAGTATCAATGGCTGTAATAAGAAGGCTTCCAAGGTACCACAGATATCTGGAGGAACTTCTTAAAAACGATGTAAAGCGGATATCTTCAAGGGAATTAAGTGAGAAAATGGGAGTTACTGCCTCTCAGATCAGACAAGATTTAAGTAATTATGGTGGCTTTGGTCAACAAGGGTATGGATATAATGTCGAGGAACTTTACAATAGCCTGACGAAAATTTTAGGACTTGATAAGACATATAATACTATTATCATAGGGGCAGGGAATCTCGGGCAAGCGATTGCTAATTATACCAGATTTGAAAAGTCCGGTTTTAATTTAAAAGGGATTTTTGACATTAATCCACGGTTGTTTGGGCTTAAAATCAGGGATGTTGAAGTGATGGACGTAGAAACTGTAGAGGATTTTATTGCTTGTAACAAAATCGACATTGGCATTTTGTGTATTCCTAAAGATAATGCTCAATATACTGCTGACAGATTAGTGAAGGCAGGAATTAAGGCGATATGGAATTTTTCGCCTATAGATTTAAAAGTGCCTGATGACGTAATTTTAGAGAATGTCCATTTGAGTGATAGCTTATTCACTTTGTCTTACAGGTTAAATGAAGAGGAACTTTTTAAAAAGTTAAAAGGAGAGACTGTGAAAACAAATGGATAGGTTCTATCCGTTTATTTTTTTTCTTTTTGGCATGAATTTTGCACTTAAAATGTAGCAAAGAGGATATAAAATTTCAGAAGCATTTTTATGGGATTTGAAAATATCGCTGTGAAACACAAGAGGGCGTTTTTGTAATTACTAAGGTACAGCTGATGACTTCGAAAAAGTAGAAATTTTCAAAACCCCCTCTAAAGTTATTGATTTTATTTCAATTGACATCCTAATTAATAAAAATTACAATTATATTTGAAATTATGTAATGTAGAAGGGCGAGAAAAATGGATAGGTTGACGAGTTGGGAAATCTTTTTGTTTTCAATGCCAGAGGCAGCAGTTATAATAAGTATTGCCTTTGGTTTAGCAGGAGTAAAGTTTCAAACAAAAAAAATTTTGTATATGAGCGTACTCACTGGAATCATATTGTATTTTATAAGGCCGTTAGTGAGCAGTTATATTGTAAATGTTATACTTTATATTGTGGTATTGGTGATTTTGTTTTCGGTGTTTAAAATAATGGACTTTTTTAAAATGATAATGAGCATCATTTTAGCCGTTTCCATTTACTTAATAATAGAATATCTAAATGTGACGGCAATTCAATTTTTATTTGACATAGACCCTGTAATTTTACTAAAAGATTATGTCATCCGATTTGTGTGTTTTTTACCGCAATTATTGTCTGCTATCTTGGTTTCTTTTGCTATACGCAAATATAAACTTTCTCTATTTATAGAGTGATGCATTTACCGGGAGATGAATTTGTATGCTCAGAATAGTTGTGGCAGAGGACGATATAAATTTTAGAAAAGAGCTTATAAAAATTCTTTTAACAATGGAAAGTGTAAATGTCGAATATTCTACAGGAGATGGAAATGACGCATTAGAGGCGTTAATTAAGATTAAGCCAGATGTTGCTATTTTAGATATAGGATTGCCGGGGCTTTCAGGTATTGAGGTGGCGAAAAAGATTAGAGAATGCATGCCTTTTTTAGAGATAATTTTTATCACTTCTTTTGAAGAATACATAAAAGATGCTGTAAGGCTTTACGCTTCGGATTATATTGAGAAACCTCTTGATGAGAAAAGGTTGAGAGAAACTTTGGATAGGATAAAGAAAAAACTTTTGGAAGTAGAAAATGTCATCCCTTTTAAGACGGAAGATGGAGTAAAGCTTATCAATCCAAAGGAAATTTATTGTGTTCAAGCCAGTAAAAAAAGGAGTATAATTTATACACAAAGAGAAAAATTTTTGTGCGATTATTCTTTAAAAGAAATAGAAGAGTTAGTA contains:
- a CDS encoding redox-sensing transcriptional repressor Rex, yielding MSKKTIVSMAVIRRLPRYHRYLEELLKNDVKRISSRELSEKMGVTASQIRQDLSNYGGFGQQGYGYNVEELYNSLTKILGLDKTYNTIIIGAGNLGQAIANYTRFEKSGFNLKGIFDINPRLFGLKIRDVEVMDVETVEDFIACNKIDIGILCIPKDNAQYTADRLVKAGIKAIWNFSPIDLKVPDDVILENVHLSDSLFTLSYRLNEEELFKKLKGETVKTNG
- a CDS encoding LytR/AlgR family response regulator transcription factor — encoded protein: MLRIVVAEDDINFRKELIKILLTMESVNVEYSTGDGNDALEALIKIKPDVAILDIGLPGLSGIEVAKKIRECMPFLEIIFITSFEEYIKDAVRLYASDYIEKPLDEKRLRETLDRIKKKLLEVENVIPFKTEDGVKLINPKEIYCVQASKKRSIIYTQREKFLCDYSLKEIEELVDDNIFFRTNRSFLVNLFKVDLLKDNNRTSFEIHFKGSNHKAYLSKELYEEFRRRIKSIYKS